One segment of Ignavibacteria bacterium DNA contains the following:
- a CDS encoding VOC family protein: MERNAINWFEIPSTDFDRATTFYGAVFETSLPVMEMPIPGGDPLKMAMLPADEGKVGGAVVYLKDHRPGTQGPLLYLNANPDLQAYLDRAVAAGATLLVPKTEIGNGYGFMAVFLDSEGNHMAFHSNA; this comes from the coding sequence ATGGAACGCAACGCCATCAATTGGTTTGAGATCCCGAGTACCGACTTCGATCGAGCAACAACATTCTATGGTGCCGTCTTTGAAACTTCATTGCCGGTGATGGAAATGCCCATTCCTGGCGGAGACCCGCTGAAGATGGCAATGCTTCCGGCAGATGAGGGCAAGGTAGGCGGGGCCGTTGTTTACCTCAAGGATCATCGTCCAGGAACACAAGGCCCCCTACTCTATCTCAATGCAAATCCGGACCTGCAAGCGTATCTCGATCGTGCAGTAGCTGCCGGCGCAACACTTCTCGTTCCGAAAACAGAGATCGGGAATGGCTACGGTTTTATGGCAGTCTTCCTCGATAGCGAAGGCAATCACATGGCATTCCATTCTAACGCGTGA